Proteins encoded together in one Cryptococcus deuterogattii R265 chromosome 13, complete sequence window:
- a CDS encoding DNA dependent ATPase, with amino-acid sequence MPFISIRAEPISDDDFDIESRALAEEYAEARKKGPKRQRIVGKDGKDRSEQYVTGYQRRSLQNRARTESTDSSDDDDGQMVVRRKRKGVREEMAYEGQVVLEFNPLYRLAGLSEPKKGQEGEAPSLKDLISSHKREAWMANPSQKTSETSATNNAPQKGEEGSSDIEILSDEEVFGLPAEAPTQNPEVGNPSPSSTDEIFDSDEEVFQPVGLESSSPPSSEKVQSSSPIETPISSQSSYVFWNCDNIPSCKPNFPMDNQKVSANPFVLDQETKDIKIPASINRFLKEYQRAGAKFLYDAYKQGRGAVLGDDMGLGKTVQAISFLSAIMRKTGTYVDHQRRKRTIREGVVDMSPRHWPTALIICPKSLISNWSRELDTWGYFEYAVWKSDNWRDVQQKFIHGYLDLMIVSYDVARLDIQHIKDLPLSTVIVDEAHRLKEPMSQTTLALKSIQCQVCFALTGTLVQNRIDEMWSVLDFVHRGWAGTYRQWKEFAVSPIKKGHQVEGTAAEVVRAIMTVGVMTQRILPHFYLRRDKKLIAHELPEKKDLVVFCPLASRQIVAYRALIESDAVVNIQARNRPCPCGSGKRAILCCEEKEQNNNMKEILFQYLSALRKVANHFGLLYDHKDDNQHTRMVNRKLFKICTGHEAISRSDYTLEEALDPENCGKWDLLKKLLIQWRNEPVKNKVLIFSTSVRLLKIISRFISTSPSLSGFESDALTGEASAVERQGMIDRFQDLEKDHFIMLISTRAGGVGLNLTAANKVVIFDPSWNPADDLQAMDRAFRIGQKRTVEVYRLIGQGTIEELIYERQVQKQQSARQLNNGTLEPRIYQGYDRATNVKDQAELFGVHNLFHFDPNGFAPAKLGVHVAKDNFLDEPTRSAEDEGEVDEADQDEDIKLGIRSSSSRISSQSQRHREGREKDKDKRKESEQVEETADMVQSLLEDAPTPPPKGVDILTELGFNSLLHENVFGDSAEEREIFERGLKILEKNPMLAKSIKANSLTKTQRRTARKPAMVLGPGLGPTIRERREVKKEGKRSHLMEEGHGKERIEVRREKRQKGESNKNLVELSD; translated from the exons ATGCCCTTTATTTCTATAAGGGCAGAGCCTA TTAGTGATGATGACTTTGACATTGAGTCAAGGGCTTTGGCTGAAGAGTACGCAGAAGCACGGAAGAAGGGCCccaaaaggcaaagaatagttgggaaggatggaaaggacCGGTCAGAACAGTATGTGACCGGTTATCAACGAAGAAGTTTGCAAAACAGGGCGAGAACAGAATCCACTGACTCGtctgacgacgacgacggcCAAATGGTTGTTAGAcggaagagaaaaggtgtgcgggaagagatggcttATGAAGGAC AGGTCGTACTTGAATTCAATCCTTTGTACAGGCTCGCAG GGCTATCCGAACCTAAAAAGGGCCAGGAAGGTGAAGCGCCCTCTTTGAAAGACCTAATCTCATCCCACAAAAGGGAAGCCTGGATGGCGAATCCAAGCCAGAAAACCAGTGAAACATCTGCGACAAATAACGCTCCTCaaaagggcgaggagg GAAGCAGCGATATTGAAATCCTATCCGATGAGGAGGTATTTGGTTTGCCAGCCGAGGCTCCGACACAAAATCCAGAAGTTGGGaatccctctccttcatcgaCGGACGAAATCTTTGATTCCGATGAGGAGGTATTTCAACCTGTGGGCTTGGAATCGAGCAgtcctccatcttctgaaAAGGTCCAAAGTT CCTCACCCATCGAAACACCTATTTCATCCCAATCTTCCTACGTGTTCTGGAACTGTGACAATATTCCCTCATGTAAACCCAATTTCCCTATGGACAACCAGAAGGTATCAGCCAATCCCTTTGTCCTGGATCAAGAAACCAAAGATATAAAGATCCCCGCTTCGATCAATCGATTCCTAAAGGAATATCAGCGAGCTGGCGCAAAGTTTCTGTATGATGCTTACaaacaaggaagaggagcagtCCTCGGTGACGATATGGG GCTGGGTAAAACGGTTCAAGCCATATCATTT TTATCAGCTATAATGCGTAAAACTGGAACTTATGTTGATCATCAAAGACGCAAAAGAACTATTCGAGAGGGTGTAGTAGATATGAGCCCGCGGCATTGGCCTACAGCGTTGATTATCTGCCCAAAATCGTTAATCAGCAAT TGGTCCAGGGAACTGGACACT TGGGGCTACTTTGAGTATGCAGTGTGGAAATCCGATAACTGGCGCGATGTTCAGCAAAAATTCATCCATGGATATCTGGACCTAA TGATAGTATCTTATGATGTCGCACGTCTCGATATCCAACATATCAAAGACCTTCCGCTATC GACTGTTATTGTTGACGAAGCTCATCGACTCAAAGAACCCATGTCACAAACCACCCTCGCTTTAAAAAGTATCCAATGCCAGGTATGTTTCGCCCTGACAGGAACTCTCGTACAAAATAGAATAGACGAGATGTGGAGTGTCCTCGATTTC GTGCATAGAGGATGGGCCGGTACTTATCGACAGTGGAAAGAGTTTGCGGTGAGCCCGATCAAGAAAGGCCATCAAGTAGAAGGTACGGCGGCCGAGGTTGTAAGAGCGATC ATGACTGTAGGGGTGATGACCCAGCGAATTTTACCTCATTTCTATCTAAGAAGAGATAAGAAGCTAATTGCCCACGAG CTCcccgagaagaaggatttgGTCGTATTTTGTCCTCTTGCTTCTAGGCAGATTGTAGCATATCGAGCACTCATTGAGTCTGACG CTGTCGTTAACATCCAAGCCCGGAACCGACCATGTCCATGTGGCTCAGGGAAGAG AGCAATATTGTGTTgtgaggaaaaggaacaaaataataatatgAAAGAAATACTGTTTCAATA TCTATCTGCCCTTCGAAAGGTTGCAAAC CATTTCGGCCTCCTGTACGACC ACAAGGACGATAATCAGCACACT agaatggTCAATAGGAAATTATTCAAGATCTGC ACGGGCCACGAGGCAATCTCGAGATCAGATTACACTTTGGAAGAGGCCTT GGATCCTGAGAATTGCGGGAAATGGGAT cttttgaagaagcttctgATACAGTGGCGTAATGAGCCTGTGAAGAATAAAG ttctcatcttctccacttctgTCCGGCTTCTCAAGATCATCTCCCGATTCATATCTACTTCCCCCTCTT TATCCGGCTTTGAATCTGATGCCTTGACCGGAGAAGCGTCTGCAGTCGAAAGGCAAGGGATGATCGACCGTTTCCAAGATCTAGAGAAAGACCATTTTATCATGCTTATCAGTACTCGTGCGGGTGGTGTTGGCTTGAATCTTACAGCT GCCAATAAGGTTGTCATTTTTGACCCCAGCTGGA ATCCGGCCGACGATCTTCAAGCTATGGATAGAGCGTTCCGAATAGGACAAAAAAGGACCGT CGAGGTATACCGACTCATCGGTCAAGGAACTATCGAGGAGCTCATCTACGAACGTCAAG tacaaaaacaacaaagcGCTCGGCAACTTAACAATGGCACTCTTGAGCCTCGTATCTATCAGGGATACGACCGTGCCACGAATGTGAAGGACCAGGCCGAGCTATTTGGGGTGCacaatctctttcattTTGATCCCAACGGCTTTGCTCCTGCCAAA CTGGGAGTTCATGTAGCTAAAGATAACTTCTTGGACGAACCGACTAGatcagcagaagatgaaggcgaagTTGACGAGGCGGAT caagatgaagatatCAAGCTCGGTATCCGATCAAGCAGCAGTCGTATCTCCTCGCAGAGTCAGAGACatagagagggaagggaaaaagataaagataagaggaaagagagtgaACAGGTGGAAGAGACAGCCGACATGGTGCAAAGCCTTTTGGAAGATGCCCCAACGCCGCCTC CCAAAGGAGTTGACATTTTGACGGAGCTCGGGTTCAATT CTTTGCTGCATGAGAATGTCTTTGGTGATTCTGCGGAAGAACGAGAAATTTTTGAAAGGGGTCTCAAG ATTCTTGAGAAAAATCCCATGCTGGCTAAATCGATCAAAGCAAACTCTCTAACCAAGACCCAGCGGCGAACGGCTAGAAAACCAGCTATGGTACTTGGGCCCGGACTTGGACCCACGATTAGAGAACGCagagaggtgaagaaagaaggcaagaggAGTCatttgatggaagaaggtcatGGGAAAGAGCGGATTGAAGTTCGAA